The following DNA comes from Maylandia zebra isolate NMK-2024a linkage group LG6, Mzebra_GT3a, whole genome shotgun sequence.
CTCCCTCCATGATGTTAGCGTTCCAGGTGCGCTGTTGCAGATGGGTGGGACAGTAACAACAAAGAATTTACATTCATTGAGTTTTTGAATTAGAGTTAATTATAtgattaatgtatttatttgttttgctttaagcagtagcagtagtagtaatgttaatgtttttttctttaaactgacTGAATGAACGAGCACATCTGCTCCAAATCTCTGTAATGTTGTTAGGAATTACTGCAATAGTCTGTAAGCATAGCTGGCTGGTACTGACAGAAATATGATGTCAATGTTAATAAAAGTTGAACCAAGCTGTCCTTAGTGGACAGGACAGGACCAGGTTTACCTGAAAACTAAAGAGTCTGATTATCTCCTCTGTTATCTGATGGTAATGAAGACATGTCTCTGTGCAGCGTGAGGGAGCGTGTTCGTGTGCCCTTCAGCCTGGTCGGCATcttcctccttttctctctcactgCTGCTTTGGTCAAGGTCCCCATGGAGCCGGACAACTTCTTTTCCATTACTATGGCAACCATCTGGTTCATTAACAGTAGGTTCACTCAAACGATCCCATGACTGCAGTAACATTTTTACAGCTACAGATGAACTATGTAGCAGCTGTAAAATGTTTGTATCAGATCCCTAAATGTTACATTTGGCACTGGCAAATCACAACGTAGTTCAAACATTAAATTGTAAATACTTTTCAGGCTTATTGTCTTTATCAAAAATATGCCAAGAATTATAGTCtaagtatatatatgtgtatatatatatgtgtatgtatatatatgtagacTATAATTATAGTCTAACTAATCATGTACCTTGTGTGAGTGCAGTGTGCGGAGCAGTGCTGCAGGGCAGTCTCTTCGGTATGGTGGGCCTCTTTCCCTCTCGTTACAGCACTCTGTTCATGAGTGGTCAGGGCCTCGCTGGGATCTTTGCCGCCTTAGCCATGCTCTTCTCTATTTTAGGTAAGCATTGATCCTCCTCACaggcaaaatgtatttatttttttatttcatcgTTAGTAATTTAAATATACCAGtatcacactgtaaaaaaatgtaaaattactgGAGTTTGGAGGTGTAAATGAAGCTGTTTGCCTGCAGGTAAATCAGATCAAAGCTCGGCTGCACTGGGATACTTCATAACACCCTGTGTGGCTACTCTGGGGACTCTGGTATGCTACCTGCTGCTGCCACGCCTGGTATGGAGACACCACATAAAATCACTATCACAAAAGGACATGAAAATGACTgttttgaactgaactgaaaaatcTGTGTCATATATTAActaaaaaaatgaattgaatcaTGTCAGTGGAAGAAAAGCCACATTACAGTCTTCTGAAAATGTTGACTCCTCTGCAGAAGTTTGCTGATTTCTATCTGAACAGACATCAGCCTGATAAAGTGGAGGAGGTCTTCCTTGAGAGCACAGGTTGGTTCTCATTAAgtataatgaataaaaatatgatttCTTTCAGCGTTATGTTAGATAGCTGGCATGTTAGCCGAGCTACGTTCAGTGTTAATGAGGCTTACAACTGATTCTTTTGATTTttcctttcaaagaaaaaaataaaaaggacctGGAGGCAAACGGGAAGCTCAGTAAGCAAGAGGAGAATCAGGAACATTCCTCAGTCCTGGCTGTCTTTAAGAAGGTGAACGTTAGCTTTGGTGTccattttttaaacttcttcTGCTAGCATTGACTAAACCCCTCAAACCTCCTCTGTTGATCACAGTAACATGTTTTAAACTGTTTAGACTTTTGCCTACATAGAGACATACTGGTCCGCGGCTCCAAATCTAACAACCCAAAATTGTTATGATGGCGCAGTCTAATGTAATAGTGGAAGCTGGCTCTGAGAGGTTGTAcaaagtcttctatcaaagagCTGATACACTTTTGCTAACCTCAGATGAAAAATGTTCCTCGTGTAGTCCTGGAGCTTATCTTCACACGCGTTCCCAAATGCCTCCTTACTGGAATCACTGACTAACACCTTCCTGTGTTTCTCAGATCTGGCTGATGGCTCTGTGCGTGACGTGTGTCTTTGCTGTTACCCTGTCGGTGTTTCCTGTCATCACAGTGCGAGTAAGGACTGTCTACGACAATGCTGAATGGGGTAAGACATCATTACAGCATTACTGCAGACTACAGAAGCATCTGGTTGACCATATGACTCCAGAGCAGGTTATGTGTTCAGCACAAGTTTGTGTAATGGTCTAACCAAgttaaagagaaagagaaacccTCAGGCCATTGAAAACTTTCTGCAAAAATTCCTCGCTCACCGATGAATTCTTCCTTATAGTCCACCCTCTGCTTCCTCTTCCTAACAGACAATGTGTTCACCTGTGTCTGCTGTTTCATTGTTTTCAATGTCATGGACTTGGCCGGTCGCACAACCCCATACATCGTCcagtgggtgagtctgcagcctgCCTTcttcaaacatttttgtttctaagataGAAATCAACAAACCAATCGAATATTGTTTCGTGAGGACTGGAGgtgtttttttccacttcaaAGGATTCCTGTGGAAAACGGCCTTTACTGAAGGATTTCAATAAATACCATTTTGAttatgaaaacaataaaaagaaatgttgtTTTAGTATTGGAATTTTTACAGTGTCCATAGTCTAAATATATTACTTAAATAGTTTGATAGCATCGTTATTAGTTATTAGTTATTTACAGTTACATGTGTCCACATTATAGACAATATAAGCACGGCTATTTTGTTGCATGGTTATTGTGATGTGAAACAATAACAGATGAAATCCACAAACTTTATAGTTTAAAGTCCAGACTTTTGACACAAGTTGAAACTGAGACTCAGTGAGGCTGCGTCTTGCTGCTAGATCATCTTAAATCATGTGATTTGGAAATGCAGGCGTGTCTACTGACTCCAGAGGACTGATAGCTGAAATCCACACAGCACTCATTGAGTCATTATGTTACACGTAATCTGACTTTGAAGTTGCGATGTTACAGATAACTTCAGCGACTgatttctgtatgtttttgtgcAGCCGTCGAAGGAGAGTCGTTGGTTTCCTGCCGTCGTGTTTTCTCGCCTGGTCTTCATCCCTCTGGTCATGTTATGTAATGTCCAGGACTCTAAACTAACCGCCGTCTTCCGCCACGACTGTGCCTTTGTCGTCATCATGGCTCTGTTCGCCTTCTCGAATGGATACCTGGCAAGCCTCTGCATGGCCTACGCTCCACAGTGAGTCCTCAACAGaccccaatttaaaaaaaatccctctaTAGGATATAAACTGCTCTTTAATGATGTGACTTAGTTTGTGTGCTAACACGTGAAAACTTCCACAACTTGATTACAATGAGGCAGATGTGATGGAGCTTGAAGCACAAGATAAATCAATACTGTACTGATCCCACGAGGAACGTGATtgtgttacagcagcagcaTAAGGTCAAAGTGCCACAGGTGCATAGTGAGGGACTTTTACTGTGTGAGAGTGAGAAGAAAATCTCTCTATAAAACAgtaatctaaaataaaaaataagaatgaGAAAATTTCCATTGGAgttttatttgatttgtttgaatatttaaattaaattaagcgTTTGTACCTGAAAGTAGGTGAAAACTGAATCCTTGCTTCACTTTAACAAACTCAAGAATTACAGACAGAAGAAGCCAGTCACAGCTCCGAGTCCCCACATGTTGGGCACATGAGCTACACATAAAATGTAACATGGGATTTATTTCAGccgaaataaagaaataaatctgcCAAAGGTGCAGACCGCCTACTTTATATGGCACCTTATATGTATGTTACCACTGACTGAGAACACTACACCCACTGACACATGCACACCATTCCTGTGTTTCTTGTGAAACATGTCATTCAAGTCACAGACTTCAGtggaacaaaacaaagacattcaGCACAATTTTCTGGCTGAACAAaacccaagaagaagaagaatgtctTGTGGCACCTAGTGGCTGGATGGTGCAACTGCAAAATCTTTTGGTGTGAATTTTGAACAGGGTCAGGGAaagttccctctaagctgcgcacgtgcGCACTGCTgacacggtctctgcgcacagaaaatctgtgttgtgcacaaaaaagaaaaaaatttaaccggaattgaaattaaaattaaaactttaacaattctgttttgcagtgt
Coding sequences within:
- the LOC101486053 gene encoding equilibrative nucleoside transporter 2, translating into MSNEKSAPVDRGQAVALIIFVLGLGTLLPWNFFITASKYFNERLNSTGTSGTSPKDYSYDSWMALLSQLPQLLFTLLNSFLYQRVRERVRVPFSLVGIFLLFSLTAALVKVPMEPDNFFSITMATIWFINMCGAVLQGSLFGMVGLFPSRYSTLFMSGQGLAGIFAALAMLFSILGKSDQSSAALGYFITPCVATLGTLVCYLLLPRLKFADFYLNRHQPDKVEEVFLESTEKNKKDLEANGKLSKQEENQEHSSVLAVFKKIWLMALCVTCVFAVTLSVFPVITVRVRTVYDNAEWDNVFTCVCCFIVFNVMDLAGRTTPYIVQWPSKESRWFPAVVFSRLVFIPLVMLCNVQDSKLTAVFRHDCAFVVIMALFAFSNGYLASLCMAYAPQLVRCKDCETAGSLMTFFLVLGLAVGASFSFLLGKLV